The Erigeron canadensis isolate Cc75 chromosome 4, C_canadensis_v1, whole genome shotgun sequence genome window below encodes:
- the LOC122595123 gene encoding trafficking protein particle complex subunit 6B-like: MVREVSESCMDSLITEIVSSYCTRFYANKPELASLRIEAIGYQVGYQLAERYTMERPRFNDHLEAIKFICKEFWSELFKKQIDNLKTNHKGTFVLQDNKFRWLSHMSVDSPVDISTVSENKTAQATSMHLKFPCGIIKGALSTLGIICAVSADTSQLPACSFVIRIKV; the protein is encoded by the exons ATGGTAAGAGAAGTATCGGAAAGCTGTATGGACAGCTTAATTACGGAGATCGTGTCGTCTTATTGCACTCGATTTTACGCAAATAAACCAGAACTTGCTAGTCTCAGAATCGAAGCCATCGGTTATCAAGTCGGTTACCAGCTCGCCGAAAG GTACACCATGGAACGGCCACGGTTTAATGATCACCTAGAGGCAATCAAGTTTATCTGCAAAGAGTTCTGGTCAGAGCTCTTCAAGAAACAAATAGACAATCTAAAGACTAACCATAAA GGTACATTTGTATTGCAGGATAATAAATTCCGGTGGCTGTCGCACATGTCAGTGGATTCACCAGTAGATATTTCAACCGTGTCTGAAAACAAAACAGCTCAAGCAACTAGCATGCATCTCAAATTTCCATGTGGAATTATAAAGGGGGCACTTTCAACATTGGGCATTATATGTGCTGTTTCAGCTGATACATCCCAGCTTCCTGCAT GTTCATTTGTGATCCGGATAAAGGTGTAG
- the LOC122595122 gene encoding B3 domain-containing protein Os06g0194400-like isoform X3, whose translation MKHNVSLEKKRKRTCIKQPLFKDKQIMSDKPQKSSGKGKKTRVCDIYNNAEDQYMCLERAAMLLESLDAKLPTFAKCMLPSNVLYSFWLILPTKFCVMHLPDRDATITLVDESGKEFKTNYLNVRRGLSGGWRGFSAAQKLQQGDILFFHLVGSCKLQVHIVRRYGLEAVEAAVCLMEMHPRVKRTRLLTSDKPQQEDIRKVNKMKRSPNKHIARPPNKWPSLVEYTEDSECMSTLISPSDDHCDNSGTVFKADVFEGAHRPYWSEASE comes from the exons ATGAAGCATAACGTTTCTTTAGAGAAAAAGAGGAAGAGAACTTGTATTAAACAACCGTTATTCAAAGATAAACAG ATTATGTCAGATAAGCCCCAGAAATCTTCAGG aaaaggaaaaaaaacaaggGTGTGTGATATTTACAATAATGCTGAAGATCAATATATGTGCTTGGAGCGAGCAGCAATGTTATTGGAAAGTTTAGATGCCAAGTTACCTACGTTTGCCAAATGCATGCTCCCTTCTAACGTTCTCTACAGCTTTTGGTTG ATTCTTCCGACGAAATTCTGTGTTATGCATTTGCCAGACCGTGACGCAACAATTACTCTAGTAGATGAGTCTGGAAAGGAGTTCAAGACAAACTATTTGAATGTAAGGCGGGGTTTAAGTGGCGGATGGAGGGGATTTTCAGCCGCTCAAAAATTGCAACAGGGTGATATTCTATTTTTTCATCTTGTTGGAAGCTGCAAACTACAG GTGCATATAGTAAGAAGATATGGCTTAGAAGCTGTAGAAGCCGCTGTTTGTCTAATGGAAATGCACCCTCGTGTTAAAAGAACAAGATTGTTGACCTCAG ACAAACCCCAGCAGGAAGATATTAGAAAAGTTAACAAAATGAAGAGAAGTCCAAACAAGCATATAGCCAGACCACCAAATAAATGGCCCTCTCTCGTGGAATATACAGAAGACAGTGAATGTATGTCAACTCTTATCTCGCCTTCAGATGACCATTGTGATAATAGTGGCACTGTATTCAAAGCTGACGTGTTTGAAG GGGCACATAGGCCTTATTGGTCAGAGGCTTCGGAATAG
- the LOC122595122 gene encoding B3 domain-containing protein Os05g0481400-like isoform X1, whose translation MKHNVSLEKKRKRTCIKQPLFKDKQIMSDKPQKSSGKGKKTRVCDIYNNAEDQYMCLERAAMLLESLDAKLPTFAKCMLPSNVLYSFWLILPTKFCVMHLPDRDATITLVDESGKEFKTNYLNVRRGLSGGWRGFSAAQKLQQGDILFFHLVGSCKLQVHIVRRYGLEAVEAAVCLMEMHPRVKRTRLLTSDKPQQEDIRKVNKMKRSPNKHIARPPNKWPSLVEYTEDSECMSTLISPSDDHCDNSGTVFKADVFEGLIGQRLRNSKNSCPISDRYNVAWLVLEEWTLRCRPAPMVLPRNQAMGHCLMSKAVMH comes from the exons ATGAAGCATAACGTTTCTTTAGAGAAAAAGAGGAAGAGAACTTGTATTAAACAACCGTTATTCAAAGATAAACAG ATTATGTCAGATAAGCCCCAGAAATCTTCAGG aaaaggaaaaaaaacaaggGTGTGTGATATTTACAATAATGCTGAAGATCAATATATGTGCTTGGAGCGAGCAGCAATGTTATTGGAAAGTTTAGATGCCAAGTTACCTACGTTTGCCAAATGCATGCTCCCTTCTAACGTTCTCTACAGCTTTTGGTTG ATTCTTCCGACGAAATTCTGTGTTATGCATTTGCCAGACCGTGACGCAACAATTACTCTAGTAGATGAGTCTGGAAAGGAGTTCAAGACAAACTATTTGAATGTAAGGCGGGGTTTAAGTGGCGGATGGAGGGGATTTTCAGCCGCTCAAAAATTGCAACAGGGTGATATTCTATTTTTTCATCTTGTTGGAAGCTGCAAACTACAG GTGCATATAGTAAGAAGATATGGCTTAGAAGCTGTAGAAGCCGCTGTTTGTCTAATGGAAATGCACCCTCGTGTTAAAAGAACAAGATTGTTGACCTCAG ACAAACCCCAGCAGGAAGATATTAGAAAAGTTAACAAAATGAAGAGAAGTCCAAACAAGCATATAGCCAGACCACCAAATAAATGGCCCTCTCTCGTGGAATATACAGAAGACAGTGAATGTATGTCAACTCTTATCTCGCCTTCAGATGACCATTGTGATAATAGTGGCACTGTATTCAAAGCTGACGTGTTTGAAG GCCTTATTGGTCAGAGGCTTCGGAATAGTAAAAACTCATGTCCAATCAGCGATAGATACAATGTAGCATGGTTGGTTTTAGAGGAGTGGACTTTGCGATGCAGACCAGCTCCAATG GTTCTACCTCGAAATCAAGCAATGGGTCACTGCTTGATGAGCAAGGCTGTTATGCACTAA
- the LOC122595122 gene encoding B3 domain-containing protein Os05g0481400-like isoform X2: protein MKHNVSLEKKRKRTCIKQPLFKDKQIMSDKPQKSSGKGKKTRVCDIYNNAEDQYMCLERAAMLLESLDAKLPTFAKCMLPSNVLYSFWLILPTKFCVMHLPDRDATITLVDESGKEFKTNYLNVRRGLSGGWRGFSAAQKLQQGDILFFHLVGSCKLQVHIVRRYGLEAVEAAVCLMEMHPRVKRTRLLTSDKPQQEDIRKVNKMKRSPNKHIARPPNKWPSLVEYTEDSECMSTLISPSDDHCDNSGTVFKADVFEGSTSKSSNGSLLDEQGCYALNLGYQNKINFGPTTQRRYTPTVAT from the exons ATGAAGCATAACGTTTCTTTAGAGAAAAAGAGGAAGAGAACTTGTATTAAACAACCGTTATTCAAAGATAAACAG ATTATGTCAGATAAGCCCCAGAAATCTTCAGG aaaaggaaaaaaaacaaggGTGTGTGATATTTACAATAATGCTGAAGATCAATATATGTGCTTGGAGCGAGCAGCAATGTTATTGGAAAGTTTAGATGCCAAGTTACCTACGTTTGCCAAATGCATGCTCCCTTCTAACGTTCTCTACAGCTTTTGGTTG ATTCTTCCGACGAAATTCTGTGTTATGCATTTGCCAGACCGTGACGCAACAATTACTCTAGTAGATGAGTCTGGAAAGGAGTTCAAGACAAACTATTTGAATGTAAGGCGGGGTTTAAGTGGCGGATGGAGGGGATTTTCAGCCGCTCAAAAATTGCAACAGGGTGATATTCTATTTTTTCATCTTGTTGGAAGCTGCAAACTACAG GTGCATATAGTAAGAAGATATGGCTTAGAAGCTGTAGAAGCCGCTGTTTGTCTAATGGAAATGCACCCTCGTGTTAAAAGAACAAGATTGTTGACCTCAG ACAAACCCCAGCAGGAAGATATTAGAAAAGTTAACAAAATGAAGAGAAGTCCAAACAAGCATATAGCCAGACCACCAAATAAATGGCCCTCTCTCGTGGAATATACAGAAGACAGTGAATGTATGTCAACTCTTATCTCGCCTTCAGATGACCATTGTGATAATAGTGGCACTGTATTCAAAGCTGACGTGTTTGAAG GTTCTACCTCGAAATCAAGCAATGGGTCACTGCTTGATGAGCAAGGCTGTTATGCACTAAATTTGGGttatcaaaacaaaatcaacttCGGGCCAACTACCCAAAGGAGATATACTCCTACGGTTGCAACCTAA